Proteins encoded by one window of Cuniculiplasma divulgatum:
- the treZ gene encoding malto-oligosyltrehalose trehalohydrolase, translating into MKPDTLSYRKLSYEDIGLWKNGSELLATVWAPFAKKVEIKIDDQKLMELRRNDYGIWEGSSSFREEYKEYSVILNGRERLPDPASKYLVNGVYGYSTIVDLDFKNNLDTGINIDLKNAVIYELHTGTFSEKGNFAGIKEKLDYLEKLGINVIELMPIAQFEGRRNWGYDGVFPYAVQNSYGSISELIKLVKDVHSRGISIILDVVYNHAGPRGNVLNSFGPYFSDKYKSLWGNATNFDGQWSDYVRNFYIQNAVYWIDFFGFDGLRLDAIHGIYDNSPVHFLKELRADVNKYFENSNKKPILIAESDANNPLTISSIDQCGFGMDAQWCDDFHHSIHSYLTGEGQGYYSDYGHSWQILKAMESGFVYRGEYSMFLKRTRGVRGKQISPSKLIVFSQNHDQVGNRKNSDRNGSYYGKEKSLLFGAICLLSPYVPMIFMGEEFFSKDHFWFFIDTDDATFADIVRKGRNEEFSYFTGNVDIPAPNSYEAFHESQLSWGVLNNNENLEYLRVYQQLIAIRKKYKLGYGVRFETTLIGEILNINYFIDKNSKLLCFFNLSGKSVNINHIKGDVIVSSTDNTLSNSKIEAYGFRVVFCCN; encoded by the coding sequence TTGAAACCAGACACTCTATCGTACCGGAAACTCAGTTATGAGGATATAGGACTGTGGAAGAATGGCAGCGAACTACTTGCAACAGTATGGGCACCTTTTGCAAAAAAAGTTGAGATCAAAATAGATGATCAGAAACTTATGGAATTGAGGAGAAATGACTATGGTATATGGGAAGGTTCTTCAAGCTTCAGGGAAGAATATAAGGAATACAGCGTAATACTCAATGGAAGAGAAAGATTACCAGATCCTGCTTCAAAGTATCTAGTGAATGGAGTTTATGGTTATAGCACCATAGTCGATTTAGACTTCAAAAATAATCTGGACACTGGCATTAATATAGATCTCAAGAACGCGGTTATCTATGAATTACATACAGGTACTTTCAGCGAAAAAGGTAATTTTGCAGGGATCAAGGAAAAACTAGACTATCTTGAAAAACTTGGAATTAATGTAATAGAATTAATGCCAATAGCGCAGTTTGAGGGAAGAAGAAACTGGGGCTACGACGGTGTGTTCCCTTACGCTGTCCAGAATTCCTATGGCAGTATATCAGAACTGATCAAATTAGTAAAGGATGTCCATTCAAGGGGCATTTCCATAATTCTTGACGTTGTCTATAATCATGCTGGACCAAGAGGAAACGTATTAAATAGTTTTGGACCATATTTTTCGGATAAATATAAAAGTCTATGGGGAAATGCCACGAACTTTGATGGCCAATGGTCAGATTACGTGAGAAATTTCTACATTCAAAACGCAGTATACTGGATTGACTTTTTTGGATTTGATGGACTCAGGCTCGATGCAATTCATGGTATTTATGATAATTCCCCAGTACATTTTCTTAAGGAACTCAGGGCAGATGTTAACAAATATTTTGAGAATAGTAATAAGAAACCAATATTGATCGCAGAAAGTGATGCAAACAATCCACTCACCATATCTAGCATCGACCAGTGTGGCTTTGGAATGGACGCTCAATGGTGTGACGATTTTCATCACTCTATCCATTCATATCTGACAGGAGAAGGCCAGGGATATTATTCTGACTATGGGCATTCATGGCAAATACTGAAGGCCATGGAAAGTGGTTTTGTTTATCGCGGGGAATATTCCATGTTTTTGAAAAGAACAAGGGGTGTGAGAGGTAAACAGATAAGCCCTAGCAAATTAATAGTATTCTCTCAAAACCATGATCAGGTAGGAAACCGTAAGAATTCAGATCGTAATGGCAGCTACTACGGAAAAGAAAAATCATTGCTATTTGGGGCAATATGTCTCTTGTCACCTTATGTTCCTATGATATTCATGGGAGAAGAGTTCTTCTCGAAAGATCATTTCTGGTTCTTCATTGATACAGATGATGCTACCTTTGCAGACATTGTTAGAAAGGGAAGAAATGAAGAATTCTCATATTTCACAGGCAATGTAGATATACCAGCACCTAACTCATATGAGGCATTTCACGAATCGCAATTAAGCTGGGGAGTTTTGAATAATAATGAGAATCTGGAATATTTGAGAGTTTATCAACAGTTGATAGCCATAAGAAAGAAATATAAACTCGGATATGGAGTTAGATTTGAGACAACATTGATTGGAGAAATTTTAAATATAAACTATTTCATTGATAAAAATAGTAAATTGTTATGCTTTTTCAATCTTTCAGGCAAATCAGTAAATATTAATCACATAAAGGGTGATGTAATTGTGAGCAGTACGGATAATACCTTGTCAAATTCCAAAATTGAGGCATATGGATTCAGGGTTGTATTTTGTTGTAATTAA
- a CDS encoding M24 family metallopeptidase codes for MKLDNFTFKNRIEKLRRKMDEASVEAFLIPPGANFTYFTGMEAESMERLTLLIVDADNFTVVCPSLMKEQIIEETPIRNILSWNDDDNPYNMTGELLSRFKNIAVEGGLQFFHLYEMNRVLKKELQLKDDILTELRIRKDEHELMAIGEAVKRSEKSLEASLEKLIPGITEIQFSRILENEFFNQGLSRVAFSTIVSFGKNAAMPHHSPDNTKAKLGDSVVIDYGGKYEGYASDSTRTFFLGDPGEKMLDVYETVKQANEDTRNMIGEDTTYAAMDSNARNIIESKGYGKYFIHRLGHGLGLEVHEEPYLIPKNNYRVLKNSVFTIEPGVYIENLGGVRIEDTNYFNGSKCVAFNSMSRECVIL; via the coding sequence ATGAAACTGGATAATTTTACTTTTAAGAACAGAATTGAAAAGCTAAGAAGGAAAATGGATGAGGCTTCAGTTGAGGCTTTTCTAATTCCTCCGGGTGCAAATTTCACCTACTTCACGGGAATGGAAGCTGAATCAATGGAGAGACTGACTCTCCTGATTGTAGATGCTGACAATTTTACAGTCGTCTGTCCTTCTTTAATGAAGGAACAGATAATTGAAGAAACCCCTATAAGAAATATATTATCATGGAACGATGATGATAATCCCTATAATATGACCGGTGAGCTGTTAAGCAGATTTAAGAATATTGCAGTTGAAGGAGGACTCCAGTTCTTTCATTTATACGAGATGAACAGGGTTCTAAAGAAAGAGTTACAATTAAAGGATGATATACTTACAGAGCTGAGGATCAGGAAGGATGAGCATGAATTGATGGCTATAGGAGAGGCAGTCAAACGGTCTGAAAAATCTCTTGAAGCATCCCTGGAAAAACTTATTCCTGGAATAACGGAAATCCAGTTCTCAAGGATACTCGAAAATGAATTTTTCAATCAAGGACTGTCTAGAGTTGCCTTTTCTACAATTGTATCTTTTGGAAAAAATGCTGCAATGCCTCATCATTCTCCGGATAATACAAAAGCAAAACTGGGAGACTCAGTGGTTATAGATTATGGTGGGAAATATGAAGGTTATGCTTCTGACAGCACCAGAACTTTCTTCCTTGGTGATCCTGGTGAAAAGATGCTTGACGTATATGAAACTGTTAAGCAGGCTAATGAAGATACGAGAAATATGATAGGAGAGGATACAACATATGCTGCAATGGATAGCAACGCAAGAAACATAATTGAAAGTAAGGGTTACGGGAAATACTTTATACATAGACTGGGTCATGGGCTAGGACTGGAAGTACATGAGGAGCCATACTTAATTCCAAAAAATAATTACAGAGTTCTGAAAAATTCTGTTTTTACAATAGAACCTGGAGTGTACATTGAGAATCTGGGAGGTGTCAGAATTGAAGATACAAATTACTTTAATGGAAGCAAATGTGTTGCGTTCAACTCAATGTCAAGAGAATGCGTAATTTTATGA
- a CDS encoding ribosome biogenesis protein, with translation MLQLNIIDSELELVPEEMCDDYQIRKIANTRNKRPEDMILDSNYMHGAIDRAFPGKSNRVGRPDIFYHLLNVTQDSILNRLGYLETIIHTKNDEIIRINRETRIPKSYNRFIGLMEKLLRNGKVESPDGKILMNVEKGKWDSIIHDSYDSILLSPKGAKIKPSNLFTRKTDFSVFIGGFSEGDFVSPVYKKLNPISIFDDELTIWTVGWEILSSMETLEGIR, from the coding sequence ATGCTTCAACTTAACATTATTGACTCAGAACTGGAACTCGTACCTGAGGAGATGTGTGACGATTATCAGATCAGAAAGATTGCTAATACTAGAAACAAAAGACCAGAAGATATGATTCTTGATTCCAATTATATGCATGGTGCAATAGATAGAGCTTTTCCGGGAAAATCTAATAGAGTGGGAAGGCCAGACATATTTTATCACCTGTTGAACGTGACTCAGGATTCCATTCTAAACAGATTGGGCTATCTGGAAACTATAATTCATACTAAAAATGATGAGATCATCAGAATAAATAGGGAAACCAGAATTCCTAAGTCTTATAATAGATTCATTGGTTTGATGGAGAAATTATTGAGGAATGGAAAAGTAGAGTCACCAGATGGAAAAATCCTAATGAACGTTGAAAAGGGAAAATGGGATTCTATTATCCATGATAGTTACGACAGCATATTACTTTCTCCGAAGGGTGCAAAAATAAAACCAAGCAATCTATTCACTAGGAAAACCGATTTCAGCGTATTTATAGGAGGTTTCTCTGAGGGTGATTTTGTAAGTCCGGTATACAAGAAATTGAACCCAATTTCCATATTTGACGATGAACTGACCATATGGACAGTAGGCTGGGAAATACTTTCCAGTATGGAAACATTGGAGGGAATCAGATAG
- a CDS encoding sulfite exporter TauE/SafE family protein, with protein sequence MIESIGVFALIGIITGILTGITGASGVIIVVPSMTFLGYSFHIAVGTSLFIDVITTASVVYIYTKGKKIEWRIGLILGGGALIGAQIGAHVALFISDTPLEIIFTVVALIMAEQSFQRAKKGLKIRHRDISHPNYLGFLISLPIGIMTGTLGTSGGIMFIAVMMLLYSLDAKTMVGTATLSMFVSALSGTAVYFIINDIDLIGGIIIGLVSLVSGLYFAKRALGMKDKTIYYFLGTVFIIVALLETIKIVSNI encoded by the coding sequence ATGATAGAAAGCATTGGGGTTTTTGCCCTTATAGGGATAATAACAGGTATACTCACTGGAATAACTGGTGCAAGTGGGGTTATAATTGTTGTTCCTAGCATGACATTCCTCGGATATTCCTTTCATATTGCAGTAGGTACGAGTCTGTTTATTGATGTAATCACAACTGCCTCGGTAGTGTATATTTATACAAAGGGAAAAAAGATTGAGTGGCGCATAGGACTAATTCTCGGAGGGGGAGCATTAATAGGTGCACAAATTGGTGCGCATGTTGCTCTTTTCATAAGTGACACACCACTTGAGATAATCTTTACTGTAGTTGCATTGATAATGGCGGAGCAGTCATTCCAACGGGCAAAAAAGGGGTTAAAGATCAGACATCGTGATATTTCCCATCCGAACTACCTCGGGTTTCTAATCAGTTTACCAATAGGGATTATGACTGGCACACTCGGAACAAGTGGTGGCATAATGTTTATCGCTGTTATGATGCTCCTTTATTCACTGGATGCGAAAACCATGGTGGGGACCGCTACACTGTCCATGTTTGTCTCGGCATTAAGTGGAACTGCCGTTTATTTCATAATCAATGATATTGATCTAATTGGAGGGATAATTATAGGTCTGGTATCACTGGTTTCTGGACTTTATTTTGCCAAAAGAGCTCTTGGAATGAAAGACAAGACTATTTATTATTTCCTCGGGACAGTTTTCATAATTGTTGCACTTCTGGAAACCATCAAGATAGTTTCAAATATATAG
- a CDS encoding MFS transporter has product MSRLDKMKKHITKHGGILIWVTIAEVLAMSLWFSASAVSSTLATVMKLSPFQVPWITASVQIGFVVGAMLSAIFGIQDRVNPRFLFPASAVLASVFNLLFVFEVHIVILGFILRFLTGMFLAGIYPVAVQFISLWFPKRRGLAIGILIGGLTLGSALPEFVVGLAFAGTWNTLIMISSGLAFIAAIISIITFHDAPISIRTQKFKLSSVSKIIKNRSLMYDNVGYFGHMWELYAMWTWLPTFLYLSWNDYFTGQSLLEYSTIASFVSIGVAGIIGAVIGGHIADKIGRTAETAGSMLISGLCAVIIGITFGDIPIITFAVAFIWGITVISDSAQFSTAVTELAPSEYVGSALTFQMAVGFLLTVGSINLIGYIIPIVGWRYAFSLLSLGPLIGIISMLKLRKSPDSIIMASGKR; this is encoded by the coding sequence ATGTCAAGATTGGATAAAATGAAAAAACACATAACCAAACATGGAGGAATACTGATCTGGGTAACTATCGCGGAAGTTCTTGCAATGAGTCTATGGTTTAGCGCCTCGGCAGTGTCGAGTACTCTTGCTACCGTTATGAAACTTTCTCCTTTTCAGGTGCCCTGGATTACAGCATCTGTTCAGATAGGATTCGTTGTTGGGGCAATGTTAAGCGCAATATTCGGAATACAGGACAGAGTAAATCCTCGTTTTTTATTTCCAGCATCTGCGGTTCTGGCATCGGTTTTTAATTTGCTCTTTGTATTCGAAGTGCACATAGTTATACTTGGATTTATACTTCGATTCCTCACGGGCATGTTCCTCGCGGGAATATATCCGGTTGCAGTACAGTTTATATCCTTATGGTTCCCGAAGAGAAGAGGATTGGCCATAGGCATTTTAATAGGTGGACTGACACTCGGATCGGCGCTTCCAGAATTTGTCGTAGGCCTAGCTTTTGCAGGAACATGGAACACACTGATTATGATAAGCTCGGGTTTAGCATTTATCGCGGCAATAATTTCAATCATAACATTTCATGATGCGCCAATAAGTATCAGAACACAAAAGTTTAAATTGAGTAGTGTTTCAAAAATTATAAAAAACAGGTCATTGATGTATGATAATGTCGGATATTTTGGTCATATGTGGGAACTTTATGCCATGTGGACATGGTTACCGACCTTTTTGTATCTCAGTTGGAATGATTATTTCACTGGTCAATCCCTATTAGAATATTCCACGATTGCCTCCTTCGTATCTATAGGAGTTGCTGGAATAATAGGTGCTGTCATTGGGGGGCATATTGCAGATAAAATTGGAAGAACTGCTGAGACAGCAGGCTCAATGCTCATAAGCGGATTGTGTGCAGTGATAATTGGAATTACATTTGGTGATATTCCGATCATTACCTTTGCGGTTGCATTTATTTGGGGGATAACTGTAATATCAGATTCAGCACAGTTTTCAACTGCCGTAACAGAGCTTGCCCCCAGTGAATATGTTGGTAGTGCACTTACCTTCCAGATGGCTGTCGGATTTCTCCTGACTGTTGGGTCAATTAACCTTATTGGTTATATAATCCCTATTGTTGGGTGGAGATATGCATTTTCATTGTTGAGTCTTGGACCGCTTATAGGAATAATAAGCATGTTGAAGTTGAGGAAAAGCCCAGATTCAATCATTATGGCTTCAGGAAAAAGGTGA
- a CDS encoding winged helix-turn-helix transcriptional regulator, with protein sequence MGEIQMSNHNNVIIMHNGETICITKSEEVLKILGKKYTLLIIGILGNNTEMSFNDIKKSVGCPRSNLLSMRLKEMEYTGIIKRKVMNSRPVSVKYSLTSSGNELRENLIPLFKWIEYNCYANL encoded by the coding sequence GTGGGAGAAATTCAAATGTCGAACCATAACAATGTCATCATAATGCATAATGGTGAAACAATCTGTATAACAAAGTCTGAGGAAGTACTCAAGATTCTTGGTAAGAAATATACATTGTTGATTATTGGGATTCTTGGAAATAATACTGAGATGAGTTTTAATGACATAAAGAAGTCAGTAGGCTGTCCCCGATCAAATCTTCTTTCAATGAGACTCAAGGAAATGGAATATACGGGCATTATTAAGAGAAAGGTCATGAATTCACGTCCCGTTTCTGTTAAATATTCACTAACAAGTAGCGGGAATGAACTTAGAGAAAATCTCATTCCGTTGTTTAAATGGATTGAGTACAATTGTTACGCAAACTTATAA
- a CDS encoding MFS transporter: MEKIDFENVVLSKRIWVITILSSMGVFMDGYALSIFSSAYIYLKYSFLSVSIITSIAASSIYIGMFVGSIVLGRLSDLLGRKRIYVYDLLITAIFLILTGISHNFIEFVAFQILAGLGIGADYPISSSIQAEFSPKKTRGKLLVFNIFSWTFGSIAFYLISIPIVMFFGDVSWRIMYITGAVIPLIVIISRRNIPESPYWLMLNRSEEEAETVVNEVKSVNTKEIVSPPSVQRGEPEMRGKNGVYRLILFTSVAWFCYDVASYGVWNYTPSLFIQEGSSYVATILSTLLEEIPVFAGTIVCLLAIDKVGRKKLESAGFLLAGISLIVFGVISFHSVLPFFMIFSAFALMHFFHNTGPTNITYLYPAEIFPTRIRGTAMGVSTAASRLGAILGVFAFPILISGLNITYGLLFFAIFEIIGFGFTVVLAPETRGKSLS; the protein is encoded by the coding sequence TTGGAAAAAATAGATTTTGAAAATGTGGTTCTATCTAAGAGGATTTGGGTCATAACAATCCTCTCTTCAATGGGTGTCTTTATGGATGGATATGCGCTTTCTATATTCTCCAGTGCATATATTTATCTTAAATACAGTTTCTTAAGTGTTTCTATAATTACATCCATAGCAGCATCTTCCATCTATATAGGAATGTTTGTTGGAAGTATAGTATTAGGAAGATTATCAGACCTGCTAGGTAGAAAGAGAATTTATGTGTATGATTTACTCATCACAGCGATTTTTCTCATACTTACGGGTATTTCTCACAATTTCATAGAATTTGTGGCGTTCCAAATTCTGGCAGGATTGGGGATAGGTGCAGACTATCCTATTAGCTCATCTATTCAAGCCGAATTTTCACCAAAGAAAACTAGGGGGAAACTGTTAGTTTTCAACATATTCTCATGGACATTTGGTTCTATTGCATTCTATTTAATTTCAATACCCATCGTTATGTTTTTTGGAGATGTTTCATGGAGAATTATGTACATTACCGGTGCCGTAATTCCATTAATTGTAATCATCTCCAGAAGAAATATACCAGAAAGTCCCTACTGGTTAATGCTGAACAGGTCTGAAGAAGAGGCAGAGACTGTAGTTAATGAAGTTAAGTCAGTGAACACTAAGGAGATAGTTTCACCTCCATCTGTACAAAGGGGGGAGCCAGAAATGAGGGGGAAGAATGGTGTATACCGGCTGATCCTTTTCACATCCGTAGCGTGGTTCTGCTATGACGTGGCAAGTTATGGTGTCTGGAATTATACACCTTCCCTTTTTATTCAGGAAGGTTCGTCTTACGTAGCAACAATTCTCTCAACACTGCTTGAAGAGATTCCAGTTTTCGCTGGTACAATTGTGTGTCTTCTAGCAATTGATAAGGTAGGAAGAAAAAAACTGGAATCTGCGGGATTTCTTCTCGCCGGAATTTCACTTATTGTCTTTGGCGTCATATCATTCCACTCAGTGCTTCCATTCTTTATGATATTCTCAGCATTTGCTTTAATGCATTTCTTCCACAACACAGGGCCAACAAATATAACCTATCTATATCCAGCAGAAATATTTCCAACTAGGATCAGAGGAACAGCCATGGGAGTTTCAACTGCTGCTTCACGATTGGGAGCCATACTTGGAGTGTTTGCCTTTCCAATCCTTATAAGTGGATTGAACATAACCTATGGTCTTCTTTTCTTTGCTATCTTCGAGATAATTGGCTTTGGTTTTACAGTGGTTCTGGCTCCAGAAACCAGAGGTAAATCGCTATCCTGA
- a CDS encoding 30S ribosomal protein S8e translates to MGRFQGRSSKKFTGGRYKQYRAKRRSEIGREPTFTRVNPTQRKVLRIRGGNLKAALLNDNFANVYDSKQKKTTKSQIKTVKANPANPHYVQRNLMNKGTIIVTELGEARITSRPGQDGVINAVLL, encoded by the coding sequence TTGGGTCGATTTCAGGGTAGATCATCTAAAAAATTTACAGGTGGAAGATACAAACAATACAGAGCAAAGAGAAGATCGGAGATAGGTAGGGAACCTACATTTACGAGAGTGAATCCAACTCAGAGGAAAGTTCTCAGGATAAGAGGAGGCAATCTTAAGGCAGCTTTGTTGAATGATAATTTTGCAAACGTGTATGATTCAAAACAGAAGAAAACAACAAAATCACAAATCAAAACTGTTAAAGCGAATCCAGCAAACCCACACTATGTACAGAGAAACCTAATGAACAAAGGAACTATTATAGTAACAGAATTAGGCGAAGCAAGGATTACTTCAAGACCAGGACAGGACGGAGTTATTAACGCTGTTCTTCTATGA
- a CDS encoding signal recognition particle subunit SRP19/SEC65 family protein, with product MKVTLYSQYFNPKNSRRLGRKIPLEAAKKFSDQKLQDILKTLRIDYEIKEGYYPRVPYEKCNIYNIESNLKKGTVIKMIERKL from the coding sequence ATGAAAGTAACTTTATATTCCCAATATTTTAACCCAAAAAATAGTAGAAGGCTGGGTAGGAAGATACCCTTAGAAGCAGCCAAGAAGTTCTCTGATCAAAAATTGCAGGATATCCTTAAAACACTTCGTATAGATTATGAAATAAAGGAGGGCTATTATCCAAGGGTACCCTATGAAAAATGCAATATATACAATATTGAGAGTAACCTCAAGAAAGGAACCGTTATAAAGATGATAGAAAGAAAGCTATAA
- a CDS encoding gamma-glutamyltransferase family protein translates to MRTRPDVMSLNAMVSTSSIYASRTGVKVLEDGGNIADAAIATSAVLAVTQNNLCGLGGDGFALLRMNGKIVSINSSGKSSRNINAEMYGKKGMKSIPYMGPLAAITVPGLVGLWQELERHSSMDTKDLLKYAIKIAREGFPVTHNYARSIELTLRRTRDRNFRDTFSSNGLPPLQGDVFFQEDLASTIESLSNDGLDSFYKGNFADKLSKAFQKSEVVIDETDLSKHKPKVQDPLKSFYEDRIIYELPPNSQGATVNFNLNSLRFMKDDDLSYEEKIMKSHLIANKFRRTFIGDPDRMPLPSNYLDEAFYWKVVDSSESGKSASGKDGDTTYFTIANTDGDAISIIQSNYTGFGSTVVPEGTGFSLQNRGSYFSLDPAHHNYLEPEKRTFHTLCAGMVERNGEFEYSIGTMGGDIQPQVHVNKIHELIDLGMTPQEAIDLPRINIPANIYEDPDLLIFEEGASFNYDLSKYFKRIRQTSFLDSSHGHCQIIKRGENGVLFGGADPRGDGFALSPLF, encoded by the coding sequence ATGAGAACTAGACCAGATGTAATGTCTCTTAATGCAATGGTTTCCACGTCAAGTATTTATGCCTCAAGGACAGGTGTTAAAGTCCTTGAAGACGGGGGTAATATTGCTGATGCTGCCATAGCAACCAGTGCTGTTCTTGCAGTGACACAGAATAACCTTTGTGGCCTTGGAGGGGATGGATTTGCATTGCTGAGAATGAATGGAAAAATCGTTTCAATTAACAGCAGCGGAAAATCATCTAGAAATATTAATGCTGAGATGTATGGAAAAAAGGGCATGAAATCCATACCATATATGGGTCCTTTGGCAGCAATTACTGTACCAGGACTGGTGGGTCTATGGCAAGAACTTGAAAGGCATTCTTCAATGGATACAAAGGATTTACTCAAATATGCCATTAAGATAGCCAGAGAAGGATTTCCTGTAACACATAATTATGCAAGATCAATTGAATTGACCCTCAGGAGAACCAGAGATAGGAATTTCAGGGATACCTTTTCCAGCAATGGACTTCCCCCACTGCAAGGTGATGTATTCTTTCAGGAAGATCTTGCCTCAACTATTGAATCGCTATCCAATGATGGGCTGGATTCTTTTTACAAAGGAAATTTTGCGGATAAGCTTTCAAAGGCGTTTCAGAAAAGTGAGGTTGTAATAGATGAAACCGATCTTTCCAAACATAAACCTAAGGTTCAGGATCCACTCAAATCGTTCTATGAAGATAGGATTATTTACGAATTACCTCCAAACAGTCAGGGAGCTACGGTAAATTTTAACCTTAATTCTCTAAGATTCATGAAAGATGATGATCTTTCGTATGAAGAAAAAATAATGAAAAGCCACCTCATTGCAAATAAATTCAGGAGAACATTCATTGGAGACCCGGATAGAATGCCACTTCCTTCCAATTATCTTGATGAAGCATTTTACTGGAAAGTGGTTGATAGTTCAGAGAGTGGAAAATCTGCATCGGGTAAGGATGGAGATACTACCTACTTCACCATAGCAAACACAGATGGAGATGCAATATCAATTATACAAAGTAATTACACTGGATTTGGATCTACTGTTGTTCCTGAGGGTACAGGATTTTCCTTGCAGAATAGAGGGTCCTATTTTTCACTTGATCCTGCACACCATAATTACCTTGAACCTGAAAAGAGAACTTTTCACACACTCTGTGCTGGTATGGTCGAAAGAAATGGCGAATTTGAATATTCTATTGGCACTATGGGTGGAGATATCCAGCCCCAGGTTCACGTAAACAAGATCCATGAATTGATAGACTTAGGGATGACACCTCAGGAGGCAATTGACCTTCCCAGAATAAATATACCTGCAAATATATATGAAGACCCAGATCTGCTAATATTTGAAGAAGGTGCATCGTTCAATTATGATCTGTCAAAATATTTCAAGAGGATAAGACAAACCAGTTTTCTTGATAGTTCACATGGACATTGTCAGATAATAAAGCGGGGAGAAAACGGTGTTTTGTTTGGCGGCGCAGATCCTAGAGGCGACGGTTTTGCACTTTCCCCATTATTTTAA
- a CDS encoding aminopeptidase P family protein, with protein sequence MAVKDIFNFARESEAILIINGGENSLDKTFQYITRAPGGVFEGSFIVARPDGSTIYTSILEEETAKRTGLEVKIFKSRQEYETMMRDSLKKYNTVGLNYASLSLENYKNLLRIIPDKDFVDVSVSIKEARIIKDKEEIEFLKEAAKIASDSIEAVHLSLKEGMTEKEVASKVVYEMMKNGADGPSFSTIVAFGENASQPHYSPGLRKLKKGDGVLIDYGALYNDYCSDVTRTVCFGRASEELKEVYDIVYRAQSESMKLIREGANGKDVDIKARNVIDSTKYKGRFIHSLGHGIGLDVHDHSALSYNLDFPLKENMAITNEPGIYLPGKLGVRIEDDVIVKKDGCEVISHGATKELKEL encoded by the coding sequence ATGGCTGTAAAGGATATTTTTAATTTTGCCAGAGAAAGCGAAGCCATTTTGATTATAAATGGTGGAGAAAATTCACTCGATAAGACATTCCAGTATATAACGAGGGCACCTGGAGGAGTTTTTGAGGGATCTTTCATAGTTGCAAGACCTGATGGTTCAACAATTTATACTTCCATTCTTGAAGAAGAAACAGCGAAAAGAACGGGGCTTGAGGTAAAGATTTTTAAATCCCGTCAGGAATATGAAACCATGATGAGAGATAGTCTCAAGAAATACAACACAGTTGGACTAAACTATGCATCCTTATCGCTTGAAAATTATAAGAATCTGCTCAGGATCATTCCAGATAAGGATTTTGTAGATGTGTCAGTTTCAATTAAGGAAGCCAGAATAATAAAGGATAAAGAAGAAATTGAATTCCTGAAAGAGGCTGCAAAGATAGCCAGCGATTCAATAGAGGCGGTCCATCTCTCCCTAAAAGAAGGGATGACAGAAAAGGAAGTAGCCTCAAAGGTTGTGTATGAAATGATGAAAAATGGTGCAGATGGGCCTTCTTTTTCCACAATTGTAGCCTTTGGAGAAAATGCATCGCAACCCCATTATTCGCCTGGGTTGAGGAAATTGAAAAAAGGCGATGGAGTGCTGATAGATTATGGAGCACTATACAATGACTATTGCTCTGATGTGACCAGAACAGTATGTTTTGGGAGAGCCTCAGAAGAACTGAAAGAGGTTTATGACATTGTTTATAGAGCTCAATCTGAATCCATGAAACTAATTAGAGAGGGTGCCAACGGTAAGGATGTGGATATAAAGGCAAGAAATGTCATTGATTCTACAAAATACAAAGGACGCTTCATACATTCCCTTGGTCATGGAATAGGTCTAGATGTCCATGATCATAGCGCACTTTCGTATAATCTTGACTTCCCGCTAAAGGAGAATATGGCCATAACCAACGAACCTGGCATTTATCTTCCGGGAAAACTGGGTGTAAGAATAGAAGATGATGTAATAGTGAAGAAAGATGGTTGTGAGGTAATCTCACACGGAGCAACAAAGGAACTGAAGGAGTTATGA